DNA sequence from the Sardina pilchardus chromosome 23, fSarPil1.1, whole genome shotgun sequence genome:
ACATTGCTTTTGAAAAGTTAAGATGACTATACTTCAAATGGCCAGGTTTTCACACTTTTAAAACCCAAACtgactagatgtgtgtgtgtatttttttcttcaggaggagaatgagatcccctccagtgtgtttgtgaaggagCCTCCTCCGTTCCCCCGCGATGCGGAGGACAACCCATCAGTGGATGCCAACCGCTCCCAAGAGGAGGGCCTGCAGACCATCAACCTGTCCTCGGACGAGGAGCTGGGcctggacgaggaggaggacgagagcgTGGGCGCGCTGGAGCTCCAGGGGGAGCACCTGGAGAAGTCGCGCGCCGAGAAGATCAAGCGCTCCAGCCTGAAGAAGGTGGACAGCCTGAAGAAGGCCTTCTCGCGCCACAACATCGAGAAGAAGATGAACAAGATCGGCACCAAGATCGTCTCGGTGGAGCAGCGCGAGAAGATCAAGAAGAGCCTGACGCCCACGCACCCCAAGGGCTCGCCCTTCAAGGTCTCCCCGCTCACCTTCAGCCTCAAGAGGcaccgcggcggcggcggcgggggagaGGCGGATGCAGAGTCCAAGGCCACGGACGGCGAGCAGGGAGAGGACTCGCCCACTGCAGTGGCCTCCATCGAGCTGGCGCCCATCAGTCCAGGAGAGGACCTGCCCTTCACCGAGCTGCACCCTCAGCTGGCGCCGGACACCGAGGAGGTCAAGGCCGCCGTGGAGCCCATGGAGAAGGAGGCGCTGGACCTCACGGCCTCTGGGGAGGAGGTCAGCGCGGAGTACGCGCTCTCCGCGACCCTGCCACAGGACGCCTCCGTGTGCAACGGCactgagggagaggggaaggaggaggaggaggaggaggaggaggaagagaaggaggcgGTGGAGGCTGATGTGGGGGAGAAGGAGGTGGCAGCGGTGGCAGCGGccgcagcggcggcagcagcagcagcagccgagcAGGAGGAGCCAGAGGTGGACCGGGAGGTGAAGAACGCCGTGGCCAGCGAGCGTCCAGCGGAGGACGCAGGagctgaagcagcagcagcagcggttcCTGAGGCTGTGGCCGTGCAGCAGGCGTCCTAataacccccccaacacacacacacacacacacacacacacacacacacacacacacacacacacacacacacacacacacacacacacacacacacacatacacacacacacacacacacacacacacacaagccctgaatacaacattcacacacaaacaaacacacacacacacacacacacacacacacacacacacacacacacacacacacacacacacacacacacacacacacacacacacacacacacacacacacacacacacacacacacacacacacacacacacacacacacacacacactcttttctccCTAACActttcaaacatacacactcccctGACCAATGCCCCATTCCATTCTCAACACCCATAAGAAAGTGCCTCATTCCTGAACATGAATCCCCATTGACGTACACATACCTGGACATTACGCAGCACCTATTCAACCTGCTCTTATACAAATATAGGACAATAACAGGACAGTGACTTGTCCTATAAGGACTTTACATTGCAGTGCAACATAACATGATGACCCTTTCTCAACAAAGCCCACATGTATCATTGTTATTCCTTCCTGTTCTGATGCTTTCTTATAAACCTTATAAATGACTGTGATCAACTACAACCCTCCAAATATCCCATGATCCCTCTTGTTAGTGATGATGAGACACCTCTTATGCTCTCAGCTGTATAGATAGACCACTGTGCCCTTATCGTCCAGTAGTTTTTTCTGTCTCGTATCAAACCATGAAACAGTCCACTAGTATAGGAGCGGCTTTATTTACTAACCAATGAAAGACCACCACATTGCCATTTGCTTGCCTCTCCTGGCCAACCAAATCAACCATccatctccatgtctctctacctgtctgtctgaccacctgtctctctgcctgtctgtctgactaCCTGTCTGTATCTGTTTGCTCTGAGCTCCATGATTTAAGGACATCAAACGCCTTAGgcaagaaaacaaaagaagcgCCAGCATGGTCCCGCATGTCAGCACATTTTACTCGTTGGCGTGGAGTTCTATGGcccaccatccatccatccctctgaGAACAGACTGTGCGATGAGGGCCTGGCAGAGGTGTGCCTCGTCCAATGTAGAGGAGATGCCTGGAACAAACCTGGCCCAGATCTGACTATATCTTTTGGATCAGACCATTTGGATCCATTCAGTAGCTATCAGAAGTTTTCAGGAATCCAACTTCAGTATCTTCACTGAACAACTGCCAGTCATACTCCCTGTGTGTTTTGTAACACCAAACAGACATACTCTTACCATATTTACAGATGTATGAGTTTGCACTGAAAGAGTTCTCTATGTGTAGGTAATAACATAATGCTAAGACAGAATTAATACATGCTAGATGAATGGATATGCAAACAAGACTAGAGTGAATGCAGTTTGAATCAATCAAACAGGACAAAATCTCAGTTTTCACCATTAACTATGTCCGACCCATATGACTTTGTTGTTAACTTGATCATAGTAGTCATAGTATATGCGTATATATATGCGTATATATCATAGTATATGCGTATATATATGCGTATATATCAAACTCCAGTATTGAAAATGCATTGGTTGCTCAAATGTCAATGTATGTTGAATGTGAATGTTGCATATACCACAGCCGGTATTGTATGTTGACGACATGTTTTAAGTTCTTACTTAATGGGGATGGGTGTGGTCTGGCATCTCCACAGCCTCCACACTGTCTGCGCCTAGCATGGCGAGGATTCCTGCTTTTGAAAGATGGCCCCAAGAGGCCCTATTTCTCAACTTGGAGGTGACAGGGGCCTGGCATGaagttagtgtgtctgtgtgaaagagagagagagagagtaagagagagagggggagatggttTGCATACTTCACAGTGATGGAGGATTTCTTTGGATGTTGTATAGAACCTCAAAAAAGCTGCGTATGGTAAAcaacagacagatggaggagaaagagaaagagatgagagggatggaaacgattgggggtgggggtgggggtgctgttGAACGTCAATCATCTTGATTTCCACATATGCTTCTCTGGACTGGATAAATGACACACATAAATAGACATGAGCTGAGGTGATTTGGTGCTAAGCGTGTTACAAAATTCAGCTCATACTGAAGAAGCACAGTCAGCGAGAGATCATTTGGAGATCATTTACTGACACATTAAAAAAGAATGACAAGCTCTGTCTTAATGGATCACAAAAAATGTGTCTGCGCAAGCATTCATCAGGTCAAGTAGAGACCAGTGTACATCTTAGTATAGCTCAGTTTTATACCAAGGTATACAAAAGACTTTTTGATTTCCCAAATAACTGATTGAATGCAATTTCATGCAACTGATTCAATTTATCCAACCCCCCTTCTCTTCTGGACTTTAAACATCATTCATACCTATGAATGGGGGTTAGCAAACTGATTTCAAGTAAGCTCAGCAATTGGAAaacttgtgttgtgtgctttGGGCCTATGTGAAAAAAATGAAGATTCAATTCCTGAGTCTTTACAAAACACTTTGTAGTGATTTTATGTTACTGCTAAGTCCATTTTGCCTTCTATTTGCATATCCTATAAAATGTTAACTACGCTAATGacttaaataatatatatataagtatatgTTGTCTTGAACCTATTATACGTAAACAAGAGTTATCAGTGATGCCAAAGATGCTACTTGTGGAGATTTTGTTTTAATGGCAAACCATTAATAACCATGTCAAACTGTGACCTTTTTGTCTTCACTTTTGCCATATTGTTATTAAAACACCTCTTCTgagttttcaaaataaatacttttaaCAAAATTTGTGTCCTCAGAACAattacaatgtttttttttcctgacatGTGACTTGAGGGGGGTACTCCCTATAGCCTTAGCCTACAATATCTATTTTCTATGTTTCTATGGACTACAAGATCTATAAGCCATACTAGTGGCATTATTGGTGCATCTAGCAAGTATAGACGCCAAATCTCTAGGGCAGTACAGGTAGCCACAGGGCCAACCATACTGAGACCTACAATGGGGCTAGTCAGCTATGCTAAGGCTAAATCACCATGTCTGTATATTGAATGATAACAGTCACTGCTATCCTTCTGTGGGGTGAGAGGGGTCTTACACAGAGCAACATTGAAATGATTATGTTCAAGATAACTTGGGTGAGGAGAGTAACATGGCTTTTCAAAACACattatttaaacacacacacacacacacacacacacacacacacacacacacacacacacacacatacactcagaaaGCTAACCACAATGTTTACATACATTCTGACAGACCACTGTCAActaaaatgggttttgtgcttcttatTTATGTCATTCATATTACTCCACAAGTAGTCCGATCACGTCTTATAATAGAACCTCCGTATTCACACacgaagcactgctacttgcgTGCAGAGATTGTCCTTGCTGTGGTGAGTGAAAAAGTTCTGATGTGTTGTGTGATATCTCTGCACCCAAGTACTGTAGCAGTGCTTCACCTGTGTTTCGCCCCCCAATACAGTCTCAAGTCAATACCTGCCGAGGAAATCGCTTACTCTTAATGTGcatagcagatgcctttgtccaaagtgaagaTGGAGGCACAGTGCGAATTGGAGACAATAGTGTATGGCTGTGCTTGATATGAGAACAGCTGCTGCCCTCTAAGATATGTGACTGGGGAGCGAGGCAACAACTGTGGTTCCAAACCGAAAGTTATCTTATATCTTAGATTTCCTGGATCATTTTTGAAGGCAGTATCATGCACCCTCCTACCCAAAATATTTTGCGGCAACGTCTGaaacaaagatggctgatgacatCTGTAATGGCTGCTAAATCTATTGAAATGTAATTTGTATGACATTATGCTGCTTAGATTTGTAGATTTGAGATGAGAAATAAATCATTTACTATCtgattataccattgttgtgacCATTAATAATGTCTGGTAAAACGAATTGAAACCGTTAACTTACATAGGTTAATTTAGCTTAATGTCTGGCTTTTACaaacgtcataccgtagtgttaaccaaagattctagactGCTACTCTCTCATTTTTAGAAGATGCATTTCATCCAAAATCATGTCTAGTGAGacagctctctatttagggagggagggcagcAGATCTGTTTTCCGTTTCGAACTGAGCATATATACTACCTTGTAAAAAGGTTTTGAGTCAAGAAAAGTCAACAGATGTAGAAGAAGGGATCATGATAGAGAAGGTAATGGTAACTCAAATGTGTCGGATTGTTAGTGGTGTTGGGagaggaggtactctctgaAGAGATGGGTCTTCAGGGGGGGtttgaagacagagagggatggcCCTGCTCTGGTAGCACATCCCACCATTGGGGATCTAGAGATGAGAATAGTTTGGACTGCTCTGAGTATGTCAGCAGCAGCGCCAGGCAGCGTTATTTGAAGGAGTGCAGCAGTCAGATGGTAGCATATGCCTTCATGAGAGTATTCAAGTAAATGGGTGGGGAACTGGAGATCGCTAGGTCAGCATTAGTGATTTGAGTTTGATGTGGGCAGCTACAGGTAGCCAGTGGAGCTCCATGAGCAGTGAGGTAATTAGGTGCACTTTGGGGTTGATTAAACACCAGGCGTGCCACCATATTCTGAATCATCAGAAAAGGTCTCAACAGGCTGGGAGGCCCATTAGAAGGGTGTTACAGTTGCCGAGATTCGAGATAATCATGGTATGCACCAGGTATGGGTTATATTGAGTTAGGTACTGTCTGATTATATAGTGTAGTGTGAAACAGCACAACCGGGTGACTGAAGCAATGGGAAGAAAAGGTTAGTTGATTATCAACATGACAAGTTTTTTTGCAACCTTGATTAATTACATCAAAATCCATGTATTGACATTGGCCACCAATTACAATCAAATGCATAAATGCAAAACTAAAGTGATAATGCTATAGTTGATATCTTAATGTAAAAAGACTATGTTGTACTACAGGAAATGTAGTGGGGGTTTTtttaactgtaggctacattgttatTTAGCATAGCTACTATAGTAAACTACAGTTATTTTACTATTAGCCTACATACTACAACAAAACAACTAGTAATAATACTACAATGTTCTACGGTATAATAATTCAAAATACAATAATATACCTACAATTATAGTCAACCTATCTGCAGGCAGgcctattgtagcctactattgAAGCCTATAAAGCTACACCAAATTAttactataggcctacattttattGTATCACACatattttgtaggctacacttttACTATATTCTACCaaagataggcctacatttggtCTACAGTAGCTTACCCATTAATAAACCTTGCTTAGCAAGTGGTCTCAAAGAGAATTCTGTCTCTCATGCTGTTGAACCTCTTTTTACTTGGTCCTACAACCCCATCTAGTGGAACATTTTGTCTCTGGTTCTAGACAATTCAGACGCAGCATTCACTTCCTTGTAAATTGCCAGTTCGAACGCCACCTCTCTTAAAGAGTGAAACATAAACTTAACACAATAGCATgcggggggatttttttttgcagaatttaCATTAGTTTTCGCTGGGTACAGCATGTCAGAATATGTTTAAAAGGACGTGCTACACAGACGGTTGGTTTAAAgtttcacagagaagaacaaGACCGCTGCACTGCGCACGCGCTCTTACAGTCACggtggccgagaggttaaggcgttggactcgaaatccaatggggtttccccgcacAGGTTCGAATCCTGTTCGTGACGATGTTTTTTTCCCACAGAACTTACAATCATCTGTCAATTAATACAGCAGCTATGTGTAAGAATATCTGAATGAGCCAAGTATTCATTTACGCAGCCATCTAATTTAGCAGGTTTACGTGCAcatccactaggtggcagtgctATTCCGACTATTAGCCtgttagtaggcctagtaggcctagtaggcctagcctatttgcATATAATTATTTTATATTTCTACTGAAGTCTCACACATTGACCATAAGGTGCATGCAGTTATTAACATATCTCACACGAACACATGCCACACATGCTTTATCTCACATTTTATCTGCGCTTCCCCGATGTAGGCTAGGATGATTAGACTTATTAAATAAGAGTTGAGCTGACTGACGACGGGACCAACATAGGCCTACGGCGGACGTAAACTAATGGGTAGCAGTTAGATAGcttacaatattttttttagtcTAGCtcttcaaatctctctctctctctcacacacacacacactctctctctctctcacacacacacacacacacacacacacacacacacacacacacacgtccagcaCCAAGGCTAGCCAGGTGTCGACTCTTGGAATGCGTATGGCCTGTTATTGTAACTCATGCGGGCATGTCTATCCAGTAGACTAGATAATCTTACCAAACTACGGAATAATATCAAGACTAGGCTATACTGGCCTAACATAGGGTTTGGAATTGATTTTAAGAGTGGAAATTCTGAAATAACGAGGTGCGATGAGCGCTCGCAGGGGGGAAACAACGGAGTATTTGTTTGCTTTCATTTGCGGTTTTCTGATCATTTGCATGTCAAGTCACTCATATGTTAGGCTACTTTGAgcacaagtaggcctaggctagcgTTTATTTAGAAATATGACTAGTTAtaatgactttgtcccacccctggctataggctatactgtagctAAAGTGAAACCTTTCTTATTTGCTGTTTAGTCTGACGGAAGAGTTATGGCAGAGGCGCACATGCAGATGCAACAACTTCCTACGTGCCCTCTTTCTATGCAACCATTATTAGAGCCAGCGTAGGCCTACCGTGGTGAAGCTCTGGCTTCCTGGTAGCTCCATCCGTGTTGGTGTGGCATCAGGCATTTTTTATCACCCTGCAAGGATGATCAGGTTGCACAGATGAGCAGGAACGCAACGTCAACAAATTCAGCACAGCGCAGCTGTCACAAAAATAGGCTATCCCACAGTCAGGCCTAAAATGGCCTATGCTAATAACTTATAGGGCCTTCACAAGAGCAAAAACAAGCTCCATTTTCGAAAACTGTACCCTGGCGCACACTCTATCTATAAACCGACACATGGATTGCTAGAAAGGAGAGTTTAAGGTCATACTTTGTGTTCTTGAGAGAAACTCCATTTTCCATCCAATTAGATTGTAGCCTATCCCGATGCATTCACGAGTCCCACAGGAACAATTAGCCTAGAGCGGGCTCCGCATGTCTGTCGGATGCGTTCTAGCGTTTCCGAAACAAGACCATGAATGCTGTTGGACGTTGTAACAGTGTAGACTTCTCGTGGTCTTCCTTCCCTGCTTTCacattctctccccctctgatcTTAACGACGAGAGGCCGCCTTGATTACATTCACCAACACCAAGTTTGAGATCACACGGTGGGTTCTCCGCAGCGTTGCCTAGCCAGTTCTCATTTgctgaagaaaacaaaatagagaCAGTAATAAACAACTGAGATATCTCTTGATTTTATTCAGTCCCTGATCATCTCATTTCTTCACATTTAAGCATGTGTCAACCATAGAATAATAAAGTAGTCCACCTCATCATGTCTATGAAACTTTAACAAAGTTATCGAAGGCTGTCTGCAAAAGaggaaaacacatacagtaggcttacAAATACCAAAAACATATATTGTGTATAcattgtgtacacatgtgtattTCATCAAAATAATAGTCTTTCAAGTTTCAGTCATGTGACCTATGACCCCTGTTGAAGAGGAAACTCAACATCCATTAGTGCCAACATCCAAGTTCTAAACATGGCTGATAATGTCATCCGATTCATACCCAGAGTGGCATTTGGAGGACTGCAGTGCATTCATTCCTATAGACCCCCCCAAACCACTGAGTTCTATGTCCCTCTGGAGAGTTCCGTCGGCCCTCAAGTGTATCCGTGAGGAACTGTAGGCAAGCGGTGGGATGGTGTTGACTAGGATGAACTGCAGAGGCCTCCTCTGTTCCCTACAACGGCAACACACGTAGCGTGCGAAAGCGGCGCGGTATGTCTTGTTGAAGAGCGTGTAGACCAAGGGGTTAACGGCCGACGACATATAGCCCACCCACACGAAGATGTTCAGCAGTGACCCCATGAGGTCGGGAGGGCACACGACGGCGTCGCACACCACAGCCAGCACATTGGTCACAAAGAACGGGCACCACATGATCACGAACAGGAAGAAGACCACGCCCAGGACCTTGGAGGCCTTCTGCTCATTGCTGATGGACTGGGCAGTGCGGCGGCCGAACGGGACCCCCATGCCCCCCGCCGCCACAGCTGAGGCGTCCCCGCCGTCCCGGCTGAGCGAGCGCTGGAGGAAGAGGCGTTCAGAGGAGACGGAGCCGCGCGGGAGCAGGCCCAGGGCCGACGCCCACTTGGGCCGGGGAACCAGCTGGTCCAGGCAGACGGTAGCCTCGCTCTGCAGCGCACTGATGGTGAGGAAGTAGGTCACCAGCATGATGATGAGCGGGATGAAGAACGCCACGAAGGAGCCAATCAGGACGAAGCTGTCGTCGGTCATCTGGCAGCTCCGGCCCTGGAAGAACTTGGAGTGGTTCTGAAGGCCCAGCACTGGGACGGGTAAGGAGATgactggagagaggagaggccagaAGTGGatcagaaaggagagaggagcaagAGGATTCATTAAAGAGTGCAGTAATACTCAGGTATCTCTGCCCCAGCACTTCAAATAATCTCTTACTTAAAGGGCCAGTTTCCCATCACCAGTGATTACTCTTCATATTTCTCAATTCAAAAGGGTAGTCTGCTAATGTCACTGGTCTTCAGTCAATGACTTGGAAATAAGTGTTATGTTTCAGTACCACAACATTTTTGTTACAGTCTGCATAAGTTATACATCACTCTTTGCAAAAGTGTCATTATCTGGCCCCAGTACCCAGATTCAATCACTTCAATATGCCATGAAGCAATATTACTTAGAACTGGGTTCTGATGCAGTTATGGAAGTACTTTAGTAACTTTAAAGTACTGAATGATGGAGCAGCTATAAAGTAACTGGTATGCAATCTGGACGTCAGCACTTACCCACAGAGATTGTCCAGGCAGCGCCAATCTTGATGCGGACTTTGGTTATGGAGTTGGAGCGGCTGTGGTGGATGGGGTTGCGGATGCCAATGTAGCGGTCCAGGGAGATGGTGCACAGGTGCATAATGGATGCTGTGGACAGCAAGACGTCCAAGAAGATCCAGATTGGACAGAGAGTTGAGGGGAGGGGCCAGATGTAATCTACAAAACAGATTGCTTTTCACTACTTGGTTCACTTCAGATAACTTGATGACCAAAGCATGAATTCAATTCTCAAATTTGATTTGCAGATGAAGTAGGCTGCCAAGTTACAGTTTAGTTGAAGGATCTCTTTACAAGCTTTCAATTCATCAGCTATGAAAATccagtagtttcagtggttataAGATTTGAGTAAAACTCCAGTAACACAAGTAGTTAATGAATTATAAATGTGTAGTActgtagtggataaggcatcATTCATTCCAAATGTAATAAACAAGGACTATTAGCTCATGGATAAATActaataaataatataataataataaataaataataaataaatatgatctATTAGCTCATGAAAGTCTGCATGTTGTAAatgatcatagacagagagggCTGGGTGTATCAAGGCCAAACTGCAGTGGATGAGGAGAAAGCGACAGGAAGAGGCCTCGACACGTCTCCTGAGAATATACAGCAACTAATTAACTCGTTGAAATAAACAGTTCCCACTGCACCCAGCATCCAGTCTAACATAACCAAAAGAAGATCACTGTACGCAAACAAAGTGACAGTTAAGTATGTGTGACAGTGGCCTTGTATAAATAAAGAAGACGATCCTCTGCATTTTTGTCAGCGATGAATGCAGTATCATATTTGAAAGCAAAAATTGAGAATATTTACAGTGTTTAAACAAGGACTGACTCAGTCATGCAGTACTTTAGACTTAAGTGTAGCAACAGGGGTAGTAGTAGTAAGAATACACTAAGAATGTCGCAATGCCCTAACATGAAATGTTTGAAACAGGTCTCTGGTTTAGATAGGATTAAGAGCTTTGGTCTGA
Encoded proteins:
- the cavin2b gene encoding caveolae-associated protein 2b, which encodes MGEDAVMAERSSMISAHESQELVVPSPSPTQSSPTHSLSQLGSSAGPEAGAPSAPGMVAPPSPTAGGTLPRDGVSPTGQVNAITVLTLLDKLVNMLDQVQENQHKMEQRQADMEGAVRGIQNDMTKLSKSHTSTSNTVSKLLEKSRKVSVHMKEVKDKMDKQASQVKKLEANHSHLLKRNNFKVLIFQEENEIPSSVFVKEPPPFPRDAEDNPSVDANRSQEEGLQTINLSSDEELGLDEEEDESVGALELQGEHLEKSRAEKIKRSSLKKVDSLKKAFSRHNIEKKMNKIGTKIVSVEQREKIKKSLTPTHPKGSPFKVSPLTFSLKRHRGGGGGGEADAESKATDGEQGEDSPTAVASIELAPISPGEDLPFTELHPQLAPDTEEVKAAVEPMEKEALDLTASGEEVSAEYALSATLPQDASVCNGTEGEGKEEEEEEEEEEKEAVEADVGEKEVAAVAAAAAAAAAAAAEQEEPEVDREVKNAVASERPAEDAGAEAAAAAVPEAVAVQQAS
- the htr2ab gene encoding 5-hydroxytryptamine receptor 2A, with product MMARQTNQSKFMSSVISAMTLPPFTSEILSPDVVLGYVVHNESVECNRTAGANKTSGSGCAVFTATQTPKNWAALLILAAIVITVTGNILVIMAVALEKKLKNATNYFLMSLAAADLLLGLLVMPIAMVNILYDYIWPLPSTLCPIWIFLDVLLSTASIMHLCTISLDRYIGIRNPIHHSRSNSITKVRIKIGAAWTISVVISLPVPVLGLQNHSKFFQGRSCQMTDDSFVLIGSFVAFFIPLIIMLVTYFLTISALQSEATVCLDQLVPRPKWASALGLLPRGSVSSERLFLQRSLSRDGGDASAVAAGGMGVPFGRRTAQSISNEQKASKVLGVVFFLFVIMWCPFFVTNVLAVVCDAVVCPPDLMGSLLNIFVWVGYMSSAVNPLVYTLFNKTYRAAFARYVCCRCREQRRPLQFILVNTIPPLAYSSSRIHLRADGTLQRDIELSGLGGSIGMNALQSSKCHSGYESDDIISHV